A stretch of Rhizobium sp. TH2 DNA encodes these proteins:
- a CDS encoding class I SAM-dependent methyltransferase, protein MYSAREVETELGDLAPQISDAARETLVRMYSSSALDGTEEKARTIGQEKISILQGSELNRILKDIKAAKTLEIGFAYGFSTIWLLDAVAAHGGTHNAIDPFEKRRWGGVGLYQVNQTTGFDKLFKWHEAFSIHALSDFIRSGDTLDAVFIDGNHRFDDVVVDFYLADQVLRVGGIMAFDDLWMDSVKSVASFVALNRHYELVPQRASTMAAFRKIADDDRLWDHYVPFETTHNDGQGSRVRQLARYLKRRFLG, encoded by the coding sequence ATGTACAGCGCGAGAGAAGTAGAAACAGAACTCGGCGATCTTGCGCCGCAAATTTCCGACGCCGCTCGCGAAACTCTCGTTCGAATGTACTCATCCAGTGCTCTTGATGGCACTGAGGAAAAAGCAAGAACCATTGGGCAGGAGAAGATAAGTATCCTTCAGGGATCTGAACTGAACAGGATCCTCAAGGATATCAAAGCCGCGAAAACGCTCGAGATCGGCTTTGCATATGGGTTCTCGACCATTTGGCTGTTGGATGCTGTTGCGGCGCATGGCGGCACACACAACGCGATCGATCCGTTTGAAAAGAGAAGATGGGGTGGCGTCGGTCTATACCAGGTCAACCAGACAACCGGCTTTGACAAACTGTTCAAGTGGCATGAGGCGTTTTCAATTCACGCACTCAGCGATTTCATACGATCCGGCGATACGCTTGACGCGGTGTTCATCGATGGAAATCATCGTTTTGATGATGTGGTCGTCGACTTCTATCTTGCGGATCAGGTTCTCAGAGTTGGCGGCATCATGGCGTTTGATGACCTGTGGATGGATTCCGTTAAGAGCGTGGCTTCATTCGTTGCATTGAACAGGCATTATGAACTGGTGCCGCAGCGCGCGAGCACCATGGCTGCGTTCAGAAAGATTGCCGACGATGATAGGCTTTGGGATCACTACGTCCCGTTTGAGACAACGCACAACGACGGCCAAGGAAGCCGGGTGCGTCAGTTGGCTCGCTATCTGAAAAGGCGATTCCTTGGCTGA
- the kdpA gene encoding potassium-transporting ATPase subunit KdpA has translation MNLNGWIQILIFCGIVIALVKPLGFYMTRVFTGERTFLSPILSPFERLIYKLAGANEKDEQHWTAYAVAMLLFNLAGFILLYLMMRLQGALPLNPAGMVAVPPELTFNTAISFVTNTNWQNYGGESTMSYLVQMMGLTVQNFLSAATGIAISIALIRGFSRASGKSVGNFWVDMTRANLYVLLPLSIVLTLVYVYLGVPQTLGAYINATTLEGAQQTIAVGPVASQLAIKMLGTNGGGFFNANSAHPFENPDAISNLIQMVSIFAIGAALTNVFGRMVGNQKQGWAIFATMGLLFVAGVVVTYWAEAAGNPLVHALGIDGANMEGKEVRFGIVLSSLFAVITTAASCGAVNAMHDSFTALGGMIPLINMQLGEVIIGGVGAGFYGIVMFVVITVFVAGLMVGRTPEYLGKKIEAKEVKMAMLAVLCLPLAMLTFTAISVVMPSAVASIANPGPRGFSEILYAYTSAAANNGSAFGGLTGNTPWYNVTLGIAMFMGRFLVIIPALAIAGSLAAKKTVPASSGTFPTDGTLFVGLLFGVILIVGGLTFFPALAVGPIVEHLATALGQTF, from the coding sequence ATGAACCTCAACGGATGGATACAGATCCTTATTTTCTGCGGGATCGTCATTGCCCTCGTCAAACCGCTCGGCTTCTACATGACGCGCGTCTTCACAGGCGAACGGACATTTCTGTCGCCCATCCTCTCGCCCTTCGAGAGGCTCATCTACAAGCTCGCCGGGGCAAATGAGAAGGACGAGCAGCATTGGACAGCCTATGCCGTGGCGATGCTGCTCTTCAATCTCGCCGGCTTCATCCTGCTCTATCTCATGATGCGGCTGCAGGGAGCGCTTCCGCTCAACCCGGCCGGCATGGTGGCGGTGCCACCCGAGCTCACATTCAACACCGCGATCAGCTTCGTCACCAACACCAACTGGCAGAACTATGGCGGCGAAAGCACCATGTCCTACCTGGTGCAGATGATGGGCCTCACGGTACAGAACTTCCTGTCCGCAGCGACCGGCATCGCGATCTCGATCGCGCTGATCCGCGGCTTCTCCAGGGCATCGGGCAAATCGGTGGGCAATTTCTGGGTCGATATGACCCGCGCCAATCTCTATGTCCTGCTGCCGCTCTCAATCGTGCTGACGCTGGTCTATGTCTATCTCGGCGTGCCCCAGACCCTCGGTGCTTACATCAATGCCACCACGCTTGAAGGCGCTCAGCAGACCATCGCGGTCGGCCCGGTCGCCTCGCAGCTCGCCATCAAGATGCTCGGCACCAATGGCGGCGGCTTCTTCAATGCCAATTCCGCCCATCCCTTCGAAAATCCCGATGCGATCTCGAACCTCATCCAGATGGTTTCGATCTTCGCGATCGGTGCGGCATTGACCAACGTTTTCGGCCGCATGGTCGGCAACCAGAAGCAGGGCTGGGCGATCTTCGCCACGATGGGTCTGCTCTTCGTCGCCGGCGTCGTCGTCACCTACTGGGCGGAAGCTGCGGGCAATCCGCTGGTTCACGCTCTCGGTATCGATGGTGCCAACATGGAAGGCAAGGAAGTCCGCTTCGGCATCGTGCTCTCTTCGCTGTTCGCCGTCATCACCACCGCCGCATCCTGCGGCGCGGTCAATGCCATGCATGACAGTTTCACCGCACTCGGCGGCATGATCCCGCTCATCAACATGCAACTCGGCGAAGTCATCATCGGCGGCGTCGGCGCGGGCTTCTATGGCATCGTGATGTTCGTCGTGATCACAGTCTTCGTCGCCGGCCTGATGGTCGGCCGCACGCCGGAATATCTCGGCAAGAAGATCGAGGCGAAGGAGGTGAAGATGGCCATGCTCGCAGTGCTCTGCCTGCCGCTCGCCATGCTCACCTTCACCGCGATCAGCGTCGTCATGCCCTCGGCCGTCGCATCGATCGCCAATCCCGGCCCGAGAGGGTTCTCCGAAATCCTCTATGCCTATACGTCGGCCGCGGCCAACAACGGTTCCGCCTTTGGCGGCCTGACCGGCAACACGCCCTGGTACAACGTCACGCTCGGCATCGCGATGTTCATGGGCCGGTTCCTGGTGATCATTCCGGCACTCGCCATTGCAGGCTCGCTCGCCGCGAAGAAGACCGTGCCCGCTTCATCAGGCACCTTCCCGACCGATGGCACGCTGTTCGTCGGCCTGCTCTTCGGCGTGATCCTGATCGTCGGCGGCCTCACCTTCTTCCCGGCGCTCGCCGTCGGTCCGATCGTCGAGCATCTCGCCACGGCGCTCGGACAGACATTCTAA
- a CDS encoding K(+)-transporting ATPase subunit F yields the protein MLIDYMLAGATTLFLLVYLTYALVRPERF from the coding sequence ATGCTGATCGACTACATGCTCGCAGGCGCGACGACGCTCTTCCTGCTCGTTTACCTGACCTATGCGCTCGTGCGTCCCGAACGCTTCTGA